One Hippoglossus hippoglossus isolate fHipHip1 chromosome 5, fHipHip1.pri, whole genome shotgun sequence genomic window carries:
- the LOC117761918 gene encoding PAK4-inhibitor inka2-like: protein MRTNEMLCLRDSGDCLREHMQYMMRSLQDLKQLRRTCPAARPPLAPIGNQLPELACPSALARACQQRAMQRERRTRLRMSDASTASTYDSACCLASHLEEEEEVEEDDSSSRLGLSLRLGLASPSSHKSLEFDSGYSEASWQEEGVVLRRTRNVRVSSSACLRTNRAPSGRIRPKSTSDACLERWTSFEVSDPEDWTNSLLTRGRNRQPLVLGDNSFADLIQNWMDLPDFPEPADLKPNSRQRLGRGFLVNMRRKLAGISKSVEERVKMRSTDSAHLNRTANAQKRLSCPVVASQPKVPFFHQSHSGINELDTDFYQFAALMKSGSRQPIICKDIFGYI from the coding sequence CTTTGCTTACGGGACTCGGGGGACTGCCTGCGGGAGCACATGCAGTACATGATGAGGTCACTGCAGGACCTCAAACAGCTGAGGAGGACCTGTCCCGCAGCCCGTCCACCGCTTGCTCCCATCGGCAACCAACTCCCGGAGTTAGCGTGCCCCTCAGCGCTGGCACGTGCCTGTCAGCAGCGTGCGATGCAACGCGAGCGGCGCACGCGCCTGCGGATGTCTGACGCCAGCACGGCCAGCACATACGACTCGGCCTGCTGCCTGGCGAGTCacctggaagaagaagaggaggtggaggaggacgacTCGAGCAGCCGGCTGGGTCTGAGCCTCCGACTGGGCCTGGCCTCTCCCAGCAGCCACAAGAGTCTGGAGTTTGATTCGGGCTACTCTGAGGCGTCGTGGCAGGAGGAAGGGGTTGTTCTCAGGAGGACGAGGAACGTGCGGGTTTCTTCTTCAGCCTGCCTCCGCACAAACAGAGCGCCTAGTGGACGTATCCGACCCAAATCCACCTCCGATGCCTGCCTAGAGAGGTGGACGTCGTTTGAGGTCAGTGACCCAGAGGACTGGACAAACTCTTTATTGACCAGGGGACGCAACCGCCAGCCTCTGGTCCTAGGGGACAACAGCTTTGCAGACCTCATACAGAACTGGATGGATTTGCCAGACTTCCCCGAGCCCGCTGACCTGAAGCCGAACTCGAGACAGAGGCTGGGAAGAGGCTTCTTGGTCAACATGAGGAGGAAACTTGCCGGGATTTCTAagagtgtggaggagagagtgaagatGAGATCCACGGACTCGGCTCATCTGAACAGAACTGCAAATGCTCAGAAACGTCTGTCCTGTCCCGTTGTGGCGTCGCAGCCCAAAGTCCCCTTTTTCCACCAGTCCCACTCAGGCATCAATGAGCTGGACACAGACTTTTACCAGTTCGCTGCCCTCATGAAGTCGGGCAGCCGACAGCCCATCATCTGCAAAGACATCTTCGGCTACATCTGA